Proteins encoded in a region of the Prunus persica cultivar Lovell chromosome G4, Prunus_persica_NCBIv2, whole genome shotgun sequence genome:
- the LOC18779063 gene encoding protein TIC 20-v, chloroplastic: protein MSYFGVFSLPMPEIFFWAMTQSQQLSFSRFSAHKLFPFTQKPNLSFLKEMAMSSLLSPITPLPLSPCKPLLHSPFFFSFKQQSFLTLTNISTKPTKNIKPRRPVTTQSKGSDESVDVPDRLISAVCYFYPFFDGIQYGKNSNFSRYVRFNTMQVIVLDVLLIFPDLVERSFNPKDGLGLDALMSLDSTVFLFLLVCLIYGSASCFLGQVPRLPIVAEAAERQVP, encoded by the exons ATGTCGTATTTTGGTGTCTTCTCTCTTCCTATGCCAGAGATATTCTTTTGGGCCATGACCCAATCCCAGCAGCTGTCTTTCTCTAGATTTTCGGCTCACAAACTTTTCCCATTCACCCAAAAACCAAACCTTTCATTTCTCAAAGAGATGGCTATGTCCAGCCTTCTCTCTCCCATAACCCCTCTTCCCCTCTCTCCCTGCAAACCCCTCCTTCACTcacccttcttcttctctttcaagCAACAATCTTTCCTCACTCTCACCAATATTTCAACCAAACCCACCAAGAATATCAAACCCAGAAGACCAGTGACCACCCAATCCAAGGGTAGCGACGAGTCAGTGGATGTCCCTGACCGGTTGATCTCAGCCGTCTGTTACTTCTACCCCTTCTTTGATGGCATACAATATGGCAA GAACTCCAATTTTAGTAGGTATGTGAGGTTCAATACTATGCAAGTTATTGTGCTTGATGTGCTGCTGATTTTCCCTGATCTTGTGGAGAGAAGCTTCAACCCAAAAGATGGGTTGGGATTGGATGCGCTGATGAGCTTGGATAGCACTgtgtttctcttcctcttggtGTGTTTGATTTATGGGTCTGCTTCTTGCTTTTTGGGTCAGGTGCCCAGATTGCCCATTGTAGCTGAAGCTGCTGAGAGGCAAGTTCCTTGA
- the LOC18778693 gene encoding uncharacterized protein LOC18778693, with product MDSSGLGGGFLSGPSGGILDLESSIPRRQEIQLGHPLFAHHQHHMNVMSGVKGDHDPIGLVEVKGSIPKVCSTVVKGKAVAPFNANNGYNLSDEDEPSYTDDGGENFEGAKGKKGSPWQRMKWTDNVVRLLIAIVACVGDDGTLESGEGLKRKSGILQKKGKWKTVSKIMISKGCHVSPQQCEDKFNDLNKRYKRLNDILGRGTSCRVVENPALMDSMPHLSAKAKDDVRKILSSKHLFYKEMCAYHNGQRIPDCHDLDLQGYSLPLGRCSKDNNGSDEEEAEEHHDTEDDELDNEDDNDADNDRERMRRMGDRKKASEEDGHFWPQYVLLDSFEVEMGEIFQDPTKSLWERRDWIKKQKLQLEEQRVGFQAEALELEKQRYKWLRYCSKKDRELERLRLENERMKLENERKVLQLRQKELEIDLRRSESSLEPSSLGLGRDQIDLGRHQ from the coding sequence ATGGATAGTTCAGGTTTGGGAGGTGGTTTTTTGTCTGGTCCCAGTGGGGGGATACTAGACCTTGAATCGTCCATTCCTAGACGCCAAGAGATACAATTGGGTCATCCGTTGTTCGCACATCATCAACATCACATGAATGTGATGAGTGGCGTTAAAGGTGATCATGATCCCATTGGGCTTGTGGAAGTGAAAGGGTCAATCCCAAAAGTTTGTTCGACTGTTGTCAAAGGGAAGGCAGTGGCACCTTTTAATGCCAATAATGGTTACAATTTGAGTGATGAAGACGAGCCAAGTTATACAGATGATGGTGGCGAGAACTTTGAAGGGGCCAAGGGCAAAAAGGGATCTCCATGGCAGCGAATGAAGTGGACTGATAATGTGGTTAGGCTTCTTATAGCTATTGTTGCTTGTGTGGGTGATGATGGTACGCTTGAAAGTGGCGAGGGGCTTAAGAGGAAATCTGGGATTTTACAGAAGAAGGGTAAGTGGAAGACTGTATCGAAAATAATGATTAGTAAAGGTTGTCATGTGTCTCCTCAGCAGTGTGAGGACAAGTTTAATGACTTGAACAAGAGGTACAAGAGGTTGAATGATATTCTTGGGAGGGGAACTAGTTGTAGAGTGGTGGAGAATCCTGCTCTTATGGACTCAATGCCCCACCTGTCTGCCAAGGCAAAGGATGACGTGAGAAAGATATTGAGCTCAAAACACTTGTTTTATAAAGAAATGTGTGCTTATCATAATGGACAGAGGATACCTGATTGCCATGATCTCGATCTCCAAGGTTATTCTTTGCCTCTTGGGAGGTGCTCAAAAGACAATAATGGATCCGATGAAGAAGAGGCTGAAGAACACCATGATACCGAGGATGATGAATTAGACAATGAAGATGATAACGATGCAGATAATGATAGGGAGAGGATGAGAAGAATGGGTGACAGGAAGAAGGCTAGTGAAGAGGATGGCCATTTCTGGCCACAATATGTTCTTCTGGATagttttgaagttgaaatggGTGAGATTTTTCAAGACCCAACAAAGTCATTATGGGAGCGAAGAGACTGGATCAAGAAACAGAAGTTGCAACTCGAAGAGCAAAGAGTCGGCTTCCAGGCCGAAGCTTTGGAGCTTGAAAAGCAGAGATATAAATGGCTAAGATACTGTAGCAAGAAAGACAGGGAACTGGAGAGGTTGAGGCTGGAGAACGAGAGAATGAAGCtagagaatgagagaaaggTACTGCAACTGAGACAGAAGGAACTGGAAATAGATTTGAGGAGGTCAGAATCTTCCTTAGAGCCTTCATCTCTTGGGCTAGGAAGAGATCAGATTGATTTGGGCAGGCATCAATAG
- the LOC18779281 gene encoding ADP,ATP carrier protein, mitochondrial, translated as MADRHQDPTAMQKFSGQLHLGSSLSQDSHSHYGGFQRPALNQRRFAYGNYSNAALEYPMNHTCRANDPLVASGVLPVCVQAPKEKGFSGFAIDFLMGGVSAAVSKTAAAPIERVKLLIQNQDEMIKAGRLSEPYKGIGDCFSRTMKDEGMVALWRGNTANVIRYFPTQALNFAFKDYFKSLFNFKKDRDGYWKWFAGNLASGGAAGASSLFFVYSLDYARTRLANDSKAAKKGGERQFNGLVDVYKKTLKSDGIAGLYRGFNISCVGIIVYRGLYFGMYDSLKPVILTGKLQDSFFASFGLGWVITNGAGLASYPIDTVRRRMMMTSGEAVKYKSSLDAFSQILKNEGAKSLFKGAGANILRAVAGAGVLAGYDKLQVLVFGKKYGSGGA; from the exons ATGGCTGATAGGCACCAAGATCCAACTGCTATGCAAAAGTTTTCTGGTCAGCTACATCTGGGTTCCAGCCTTTCTCAAGATTCCCACAGCCACTATGGGGGCTTCCAGAGGCCTGCTCTCAATCAAAGGCGTTTCGCATACGGAAATTATTCTAATGCAGCATTGGAGTATCCAATGAACCACACATGTCGAGCTAATGATCCATTGGTGGCTTCAGGTGTCTTACCTGTGTGTGTCCAAGCCCCAAAAGAGAAAGGATTTTCGGGCTTCGCTATTGATTTCTTAATGGGTGGTGTTTCTGCTGCTGTGTCCAAGACTGCTGCTGCTCCAATTGAGCGCGTAAAGCTCTTGATTCAGAATCAGGATGAGATGATCAAGGCTGGTAGGCTTTCTGAACCCTACAAGGGAATCGGAGACTGTTTTAGCCGAACTATGAAAGACGAGGGAATGGTAGCATTGTGGAGAGGGAACACAGCAAATGTCATCCGTTACTTCCCAACTCAG GCCTTAAACTTTGCGTTTAAAGATTACTTCAAGAGCCTGTTCAACTTCAAGAAGGACAGGGATGGCTACTGGAAATGGTTTGCAGGTAACTTGGCATCTGGTGGTGCTGCTGGTGCCTCTTCTTTATTCTTTGTCTATTCTTTGGACTATGCTCGTACCCGTCTTGCAAATGACTCCAAGGCTGCAAAGAAGGGAGGAGAGAGGCAATTCAATGGCTTGGTTGATGTCTACAAAAAGACTCTCAAGTCAGATGGCATTGCTGGCCTTTACCGTGGCTTCAACATTTCTTGTGTTGGCATCATCGTGTACCGTGGTCTGTACTTTGGAATGTATGATTCTTTGAAGCCTGTGATCCTCACTGGAAAGCTGCAG GATAGTTTCTTTGCTAGCTTTGGTCTTGGTTGGGTTATCACCAACGGCGCTGGACTTGCTTCTTACCCAATTGACACTGTCCGTAGAAGGATGATGATGACGTCTGGTGAAGCCGTCAAGTACAAGAGCTCGCTCGACGCTTTCTCTCAGATCCTGAAGAATGAGGGTGCAAAATCTCTCTTCAAGGGTGCCGGTGCTAATATTCTTCGTGCAGTTGCTGGTGCTGGTGTGCTTGCGGGTTATGACAAGCTTCAGGTGCTAGTGTTTGGAAAGAAGTATGGTTCTGGTGGGGCTTAA
- the LOC18778211 gene encoding pentatricopeptide repeat-containing protein At2g22410, mitochondrial, with the protein MLIILLSISMSTLRVRPQRFVPKPVSDPLLSLFHTRSLSPHKHKPINWNTTHKSVQANPLLSLLETCKSMSQLKQIQSQMILTGLISDGFASSRLIAFCALSESRNLDYCNKILYNTQNPNVFSWNVVIRGYSESENPREAVVLYKKMLRNGGSRPDNYTYPLLLKVCANLTLNFTGREVLGHVMRLGLYSDMFVHNAVIHMLVSCRELHAARKVFDEGCVRDLVSWNSLINGYVRSGLACEALRIYQEMELKGFKPDEVTMIGVVSSCAQLEDLRLGRKFHRLIEENGLSLTVPLANSLMDMYMKCENLEAAQALFDNMSKKTIVSWTTMIVGYAKYGFLEIAHRLLYEIPEKNVVPWNAMIGGYVQAKHSKEALALFHEMQASNINPDEITMVGCLCACSQLGALDVGIWIHHYIEKQGLSINVAVGTALVDMYAKCGNITKALKVFWDMPGRNSFTWTAIICGLALNGHAHVAISYFAEMINTGLVPDEITFLGVLSACCHGGLVEDGRKYFSLMTSKFNICPELKHYSSMVDLLGRAGLLQEAEELIHSMPIKADAVVWGALFFACYIHKNVLIGERAASKLLELDPHDSGIYVLLAKMYRESHMWEEAEKAQTMMKERGVEKTPGCSSIEVNGAVHEFIVRDKSHPQSKQIYDCLVELTRQMELVGSISEVPAFWENSTLVLNFRQQV; encoded by the coding sequence ATGCTCATCATCCTCCTCTCTATCTCCATGTCCACCCTCAGAGTCAGACCTCAACGTTTCGTTCCAAAGCCAGTCTCAGACCCTCTCCTTTCTCTATTCCACACCCGCTCTCTCTCACCCCACAAACACAAGCCCATCAATTGGAACACAACCCACAAATCAGTTCAAGCAAACCCACTTCTCTCCCTATTAGAAACATGCAAATCCATGTCCCAGCTGAAGCAGATCCAATCCCAAATGATCCTCACGGGGCTAATCTCAGATGGGTTTGCTTCGAGTCGCCTAATCGCCTTTTGTGCGCTTTCAGAGTCGCGAAATCTTGACTATTGTAACAAGATTTTGTACAATACGCAGAACCCAAATGTGTTTTCTTGGAATGTGGTAATTAGAGGGTATTCGGAGAGCGAGAATCCGAGAGAAGCAGTTGTGTTGTATAAGAAAATGTTGAGAAATGGTGGGTCGAGACCGGATAATTATACTTACCCGTTATTGTTGAAAGTTTGTGCTAATTTAACGTTGAATTTTACGGGTCGCGAGGTTCTTGGGCATGTAATGCGATTGGGTTTATATTCGGATATGTTTGTTCACAATGCTGTGATTCATATGCTTGTTTCATGCAGAGAATTACACGCCGCACGTAAGGTGTTTGATGAAGGTTGTGTGAGAGATTTGGTTTCTTGGAATTCTTTGATTAATGGTTATGTCCGAAGTGGGTTGGCGTGTGAGGCGTTAAGGATTTATCAGGAAATGGAGTTGAAGGGATTTAAGCCGGATGAAGTTACAATGATTGGAGTGGTTTCTTCGTGTGCCCAACTAGAGGATTTGAGACTTGGGAGAAAATTTCATCGGTTGATTGAAGAGAATGGACTAAGTTTGACAGTTCCTCTTGCTAATTCGCTTATGGACATGTATATGAAGTGTGAGAATCTTGAGGCCGCTCAAGCATTATTTGACAACATGTCAAAGAAAACCATTGTCTCATGGACTACAATGATAGTGGGATATgccaaatatgggtttctggAAATTGCTCACAGGCTATTGTATGAGATTCCAGAGAAGAATGTTGTGCCATGGAATGCAATGATTGGTGGCTATGTGCAAGCCAAGCATAGCAAGGAGGCTTTGGCTCTGTTTCATGAAATGCAAGCTAGTAATATAAATCCTGATGAAATAACCATGGTTGGCTGCTTATGTGCATGCTCACAACTTGGAGCACTTGATGTTGGGATATGGATTCACCATTATATTGAAAAACAAGGTCTTTCTATAAATGTTGCTGTGGGGACTGCTCTTGTCGACATGTATGCTAAATGTGGGAATATCACAAAGGCTCTCAAGGTCTTCTGGGACATGCCAGGAAGAAACTCTTTCACTTGGACAGCTATTATTTGTGGGTTAGCCCTTAATGGACATGCACATGTTGCCATATCTTACTTTGCGGAAATGATAAATACAGGATTGGTGCCAGATGAGATCACTTTTCTTGGGGTCTTATCAGCTTGTTGTCATGGAGGTTTGGTTGAAGATGGTCGTAAGTACTTTTCCTTAATGACCTCTAAATTCAATATTTGCCCTGAACTTAAACATTACTCTTCCATGGTGGACCTTCTAGGCAGGGCTGGTCTTTTGCAAGAAGCAGAAGAGCTTATCCATAGCATGCCAATCAAGGCAGATGCTGTGGTGTGGGGTGCATTATTCTTTGCTTGTTATATTCATAAAAATGTTTTGATAGGAGAAAGAGCCGCTTCCAAGCTTCTTGAGCTGGACCCTCATGATAGTGGAATTTACGTTTTGCTTGCAAAAATGTATAGGGAATCACATATGTGGGAGGAGGCAGAGAAGGCACAAACTATGATGAAGGAGAGAGGAGTTGAGAAGACTCCTGGTTGTAGCTCAATTGAGGTGAATGGCGCTGTACATGAGTTTATTGTTAGAGACAAATCGCACCCTCAGTCAAAACAGATATATGATTGTTTGGTTGAGTTAACAAGACAAATGGAGCTTGTTGGCAGCATATCAGAAGTTCCTGCATTTTGGGAAAATTCCACCTTGGTGCTGAATTTTAGGCAACAAGTTTGA